In Archocentrus centrarchus isolate MPI-CPG fArcCen1 chromosome 1, fArcCen1, whole genome shotgun sequence, the following proteins share a genomic window:
- the LOC115783738 gene encoding multidrug and toxin extrusion protein 1-like isoform X2: MTEIISQLMVFMIGFVSTVFCGHLGKTELASVALSIAVVNVTGISIGTGLSLTCDTLISQTYGSGNLKRVGVILQRGVLILLLACFPCWAVLINTEPLLLAVRQSPEVASLSQLYVKIFMPALPAAFMYQLQGRYLQNQGIIWPQVITGAIGNVFNAIINYVLIYILDLGVAGSAAANAVSQYLLAAVLFIYIHLRGLHKATWAGWSLDCLQEWGPFVLLAVPSMLMLCLEWWMFEVGGFLAGVISEVELGAQSVTYELSVVAYMIPLGFAGAASVRVGNALGAENIEQAKLSCKVPIICALIISCFVSTIFTVCRNVIGYIFTSEPDILQRVSDIILVFGFLHLFDAIAGVTGGVLRGAGKQMFGALCNLVGYYFIGLPIGVSLMFAAKMGVVGFWVGLTVCVLLQSIFFITFLCRLDWKKAAEEAQVRAGVHIKEDKGTIGMENTDSNQIQTHISTAASSGESAMVDNAYMEMHIPEQNKPTTTVGEVLSVSQLVLRRGLTLLLMVIILTAGIVASDFLTRMLK; encoded by the exons ATGACCGAA ATCATTTCCCAGCTGATGGTTTTTATGATCGGTTTCGTCAGCACAGTGTTCTGCGGTCACCTGGGGAAAACTGAACTAGCAAGTGTAGCTTTATCAATTGCG GTAGTTAACGTCACTGGTATTTCCATTGGCACCGGTTTGTCGTTAACTTGTGATACCCTCATATCTCAG ACGTATGGGAGCGGTAACCTGAAGCGCGTGGGTGTGATTCTCCAGAGGGGGGTTCTGATTCTGCTGCTGGCCTGTTTCCCCTGTTGGGCCGTCCTCATCAACACAGAACCTCTCCTACTGGCTGTCAGACAGAGTCCAGAGGTCGCCAG CCTCTCCCAGCTGTATGTGAAGATCTTCATGCCTGCTCTGCCG GCTGCGTTTATGTACCAGCTGCAGGGGAGGTATCTTCAAAATCAG GGAATTATATGGCCTCAAGTTATAACTGGAGCTATTGGAAATGTCTTTAATGCAATAATCAACTATGTCCTCATCTATATCCTGGATTTGGGTGTTGC TGGATCAGCAGCAGCCAATGCAGTCTCCCAGTATTTACTGGCTGCAGTCTTATTCATTTACATACACTTGAGGGGTCTGCATAAGGCCACATGGGCAG GATGGTCCCTCGACTGTCTCCAGGAGTGGGGACCCTTCGTCCTCCTGGCTGTCCCCAGTATGCTAATGCTGTGTCTGGAGTGGTGGATGTTTGAAGTGGGAGGATTCCTGGCTGGTGTGATCAGTGAGGTCGAGTTGGGAGCTCAGTCAGTAACCTATGAGCTGTCTGTTGTAGCATACATG ATTCCATTAGGATTCGCTGGTGCTGCCAGTGTTCGAGTTGGGAACGCACTTGGTGCAGAAAACATAGAGCAGGCCAAGCTGTCATGCAAAGTCCCCATCATCTGTGCAC TCATAATTTCATGCTTTGTCAGTACGATTTTCACCGTCTGCAGGAATGTCATCGGATACATTTTCACCTCAGAGCC AGATATTTTACAGAGAGTTTCTGACATCATATTGGTATTTGGTTTCTTGCATCTTTTTGATGCCATTGCG gGTGTGACTGGAGGAGTTCTCAGAGGAGCAGGAAAACAGATGTTCGGTGCTCTGTGTAACCTGGTTGGATACTACTTTATTGGCTTACCCATTGGTGTGTCCctgatgtttgcagccaaaatgGGAGTTGTAG GATTTTGGGTAGGCCTTACAGTTTGTGTGTTACTGCAGTCGATCTTTTTCATCACGTTTTTATGCAGACTTGATTGGAAGAAGGCCGCCGAAGAG GCTCAAGTGCGAGCAGGAGTCCACATCAAAGAGGACAAAGGGACGATCGGGATGGAAAATACAG ACTCTAATCAGATCCAGACACACATCAGTACTGCTGCATCCAGCGGTGAGAGCGCCATGGTGGACAATGCATACATGGAGATGCACATACCAGAGCAGAATAAACCCACCACCACAGTGGGAGAAGTTCTGTCAGTGTCACAGCTGGTCTTACGACGCGGCCTGACGCTGCTGCTCATGGTCATCATCCTCACTGCTGGAATTGTTGCCAGCGACTTCCTCACCAGGATGCTCAAATGA
- the LOC115783738 gene encoding multidrug and toxin extrusion protein 1-like isoform X1 translates to MDASGKTPGRCSEGAKEDLKDGEAASCAQSSRGCYLKCVPGFIPSVYRNELVQLFKLAGPVIISQLMVFMIGFVSTVFCGHLGKTELASVALSIAVVNVTGISIGTGLSLTCDTLISQTYGSGNLKRVGVILQRGVLILLLACFPCWAVLINTEPLLLAVRQSPEVASLSQLYVKIFMPALPAAFMYQLQGRYLQNQGIIWPQVITGAIGNVFNAIINYVLIYILDLGVAGSAAANAVSQYLLAAVLFIYIHLRGLHKATWAGWSLDCLQEWGPFVLLAVPSMLMLCLEWWMFEVGGFLAGVISEVELGAQSVTYELSVVAYMIPLGFAGAASVRVGNALGAENIEQAKLSCKVPIICALIISCFVSTIFTVCRNVIGYIFTSEPDILQRVSDIILVFGFLHLFDAIAGVTGGVLRGAGKQMFGALCNLVGYYFIGLPIGVSLMFAAKMGVVGFWVGLTVCVLLQSIFFITFLCRLDWKKAAEEAQVRAGVHIKEDKGTIGMENTDSNQIQTHISTAASSGESAMVDNAYMEMHIPEQNKPTTTVGEVLSVSQLVLRRGLTLLLMVIILTAGIVASDFLTRMLK, encoded by the exons ATGGACGCTTCTGGCAAAACCCCGGGAAGATGCAGCGAGGGAGCCAAAGAGGATTTAAAGGACGGTGAAGCGGCTTCCTGCGCACAGAGCTCCCGCGGCTGTTACCTGAAATGCGTCCCTGGCTTCATCCCGTCGGTTTACCGCAATGAGCTGGTGCAACTTTTCAAACTAGCGGGGCCAGTG ATCATTTCCCAGCTGATGGTTTTTATGATCGGTTTCGTCAGCACAGTGTTCTGCGGTCACCTGGGGAAAACTGAACTAGCAAGTGTAGCTTTATCAATTGCG GTAGTTAACGTCACTGGTATTTCCATTGGCACCGGTTTGTCGTTAACTTGTGATACCCTCATATCTCAG ACGTATGGGAGCGGTAACCTGAAGCGCGTGGGTGTGATTCTCCAGAGGGGGGTTCTGATTCTGCTGCTGGCCTGTTTCCCCTGTTGGGCCGTCCTCATCAACACAGAACCTCTCCTACTGGCTGTCAGACAGAGTCCAGAGGTCGCCAG CCTCTCCCAGCTGTATGTGAAGATCTTCATGCCTGCTCTGCCG GCTGCGTTTATGTACCAGCTGCAGGGGAGGTATCTTCAAAATCAG GGAATTATATGGCCTCAAGTTATAACTGGAGCTATTGGAAATGTCTTTAATGCAATAATCAACTATGTCCTCATCTATATCCTGGATTTGGGTGTTGC TGGATCAGCAGCAGCCAATGCAGTCTCCCAGTATTTACTGGCTGCAGTCTTATTCATTTACATACACTTGAGGGGTCTGCATAAGGCCACATGGGCAG GATGGTCCCTCGACTGTCTCCAGGAGTGGGGACCCTTCGTCCTCCTGGCTGTCCCCAGTATGCTAATGCTGTGTCTGGAGTGGTGGATGTTTGAAGTGGGAGGATTCCTGGCTGGTGTGATCAGTGAGGTCGAGTTGGGAGCTCAGTCAGTAACCTATGAGCTGTCTGTTGTAGCATACATG ATTCCATTAGGATTCGCTGGTGCTGCCAGTGTTCGAGTTGGGAACGCACTTGGTGCAGAAAACATAGAGCAGGCCAAGCTGTCATGCAAAGTCCCCATCATCTGTGCAC TCATAATTTCATGCTTTGTCAGTACGATTTTCACCGTCTGCAGGAATGTCATCGGATACATTTTCACCTCAGAGCC AGATATTTTACAGAGAGTTTCTGACATCATATTGGTATTTGGTTTCTTGCATCTTTTTGATGCCATTGCG gGTGTGACTGGAGGAGTTCTCAGAGGAGCAGGAAAACAGATGTTCGGTGCTCTGTGTAACCTGGTTGGATACTACTTTATTGGCTTACCCATTGGTGTGTCCctgatgtttgcagccaaaatgGGAGTTGTAG GATTTTGGGTAGGCCTTACAGTTTGTGTGTTACTGCAGTCGATCTTTTTCATCACGTTTTTATGCAGACTTGATTGGAAGAAGGCCGCCGAAGAG GCTCAAGTGCGAGCAGGAGTCCACATCAAAGAGGACAAAGGGACGATCGGGATGGAAAATACAG ACTCTAATCAGATCCAGACACACATCAGTACTGCTGCATCCAGCGGTGAGAGCGCCATGGTGGACAATGCATACATGGAGATGCACATACCAGAGCAGAATAAACCCACCACCACAGTGGGAGAAGTTCTGTCAGTGTCACAGCTGGTCTTACGACGCGGCCTGACGCTGCTGCTCATGGTCATCATCCTCACTGCTGGAATTGTTGCCAGCGACTTCCTCACCAGGATGCTCAAATGA
- the LOC115785449 gene encoding multidrug and toxin extrusion protein 1-like → MDASGKTPGRCSEGAKEDLKDGEAASCAQSSRGCYLKCVPGFIPSVYRNELVQLFKLAGPVIISQLMVFMIGFVSTVFCGHLGKTELASVALSIAVVNVTGISIGTGLALTCDTLISQTYGSGNLKRVGVILQRGVLILLLACFPCWAILINTEPLLLAVRQSPEVASLSQLYVKIFMPALPAAFMYQLQGRYLQNQGIIWPQVITGAIGNVFNAIINYVLIYQLDLGVAGSAAASAVSQYLLAAVLFIYIHLRGLHKATWAGWSLDCLQEWGPFVHLAVPSMLMLCLEWWLVEVGGFLAGVISEAELGAHSVAYELSVLAYMIPLGFAGAASVRVGNALGAENIEQAKLSCKVPIICALIISCFVSTVFGTCRNVIGYIFTSEPDILQRVSDIMLIFAFLHLFDAIAGVTGGVLRGTGKQLFGALCNLVGYYFIGLPIGVSLMFAAKMGIAGFWVGLTVCVLVQSIFFITFLCRLDWKKAAEEAQVRAGVHIKEDKGTIRMENTDSNQIQTHISTAASSGESAMVDNAYMEMHIPEQNKPTTTVGEVLSVSQLVLRRGLTLLLMVIILTAGIVASDFLTRMLK, encoded by the exons ATGGACGCTTCTGGCAAAACCCCGGGAAGATGCAGCGAGGGAGCCAAAGAGGATTTAAAGGACGGTGAAGCGGCTTCCTGCGCACAGAGCTCCCGCGGCTGTTACCTGAAATGCGTCCCTGGCTTCATCCCGTCGGTTTACCGCAATGAGCTGGTGCAACTTTTCAAACTAGCGGGGCCAGTG ATCATTTCCCAGCTGATGGTTTTTATGATCGGTTTCGTCAGCACAGTGTTCTGCGGTCACCTGGGGAAAACTGAACTAGCAAGTGTAGCTTTATCAATTGCG GTAGTTAACGTCACTGGTATTTCTATTGGCACCGGTTTGGCGTTAACTTGTGATACCCTCATATCTCAG ACGTATGGGAGCGGTAACCTGAAGCGCGTGGGTGTGATTCTCCAGAGGGGGGTTCTGATTCTGCTGCTGGCCTGTTTCCCCTGTTGGGCCATCCTCATCAACACAGAACCTCTCCTACTGGCTGTCAGACAGAGTCCAGAGGTCGCCAG CCTCTCCCAGCTGTATGTGAAGATCTTCATGCCTGCTCTGCCG GCTGCGTTTATGTACCAGCTGCAGGGGAGGTATCTTCAAAATCAG GGAATTATATGGCCTCAGGTTATAACTGGAGCTATTGGAAATGTCTTTAACGCAATAATCAACTATGTCCTCATCTATCAGCTGGATTTGGGTGTTGC CGGATCAGCAGCAGCCAGTGCAGTCTCCCAGTATTTATTGGCTGCAGTCTTATTCATTTACATACATTTGAGGGGTCTGCATAAGGCCACATGGGCAG GATGGTCCCTCGACTGTCTCCAGGAGTGGGGACCCTTCGTCCACCTGGCTGTCCCCAGTATGCTCATGCTGTGTCTGGAGTGGTGGCTGGTTGAAGTGGGAGGATTCCTGGCTGGTGTGATCAGTGAGGCCGAGTTGGGAGCTCATTCAGTAGCATATGAGCTGTCTGTTCTAGCATACATG aTTCCATTAGGATTCGCTGGTGCTGCCAGTGTTCGAGTTGGGAACGCACTTGGTGCAGAAAACATAGAGCAGGCCAAGCTGTCATGCAAAGTCCCCATCATCTGTGCAC TCATAATTTCGtgctttgtcagcactgtttttGGCACCTGCAGAAATGTCATCGGATACATTTTCACCTCAGAGCC AGATATTTTACAGAGGGTTTCTGACATCATGCTgatatttgctttcttgcatctTTTTGATGCCATTGCG gGTGTGACTGGAGGAGTTCTCAGAGGAACAGGAAAACAGTTGTTCGGTGCTCTGTGTAACCTGGTTGGATACTACTTTATTGGCTTACCCATTGGTGTGTCCttgatgtttgcagccaaaatgGGGATTGCAG GATTTTGGGTAGGCCTTACGGTTTGTGTGTTAGTGCAGTCGATCTTTTTCATCACGTTTTTATGCAGACTTGATTGGAAGAAGGCCGCCGAAGAG GCTCAAGTGCGAGCAGGAGTCCACATCAAAGAGGACAAAGGGACGATCAGGATGGAAAATACAG ACTCTAATCAGATCCAGACACACATCAGTACTGCTGCATCCAGCGGTGAGAGCGCCATGGTGGACAATGCATACATGGAGATGCACATACCAGAGCAGAATAAACCCACCACCACAGTGGGAGAAGTTCTGTCAGTGTCACAGCTGGTCTTACGACGCGGCCTGACGCTGCTGCTCATGGTCATCATCCTCACTGCTGGAATTGTTGCCAGCGACTTCCTCACCAGGATGCTCAAATGA